The following are from one region of the Calorimonas adulescens genome:
- a CDS encoding NAD(+) synthase: MVESFGFIKVASASPVLKVANTDYNICEIEKLMREADARGARIIAFPELCITGYTCNDLFLQKQLLERAKGALFELSSKTKDLDILAVVSLPLLIDQRLYDCAAVIQRGQILGIVPKIFLPNYKEFYEKRWFTSGYEISREASEIRLWSRTIPFGNLLFKNEEYDITLGIEICEDLWATIPPSSYLALSGANIIVNPSASNELVAKAEYRRKLIEQQSARCISGYIYAGAGIYESSTDLVFSGHCLIAENGIILEESKRFNRGNTIIYSEIDVDRLSAERQFNKTFADNYDMETDRRRFKVVEFEFTRKLIADADNFDRKVHPYPFVPSDPDTVDRRCEEIFNIQTAGLAKRIEHTGAKKAVIGISGGLDSTLALLVTVKTFDLLGISRQNIEAITMPGFGTTDMTYNNAVELMKLLNVNMREIDIKPACLQHMKDIGHDPEVHDITYENLQARERTQILMDIANKVEGLVVGTGDLSELALGWATYNGDHMSMYSVNCGVPKTLVRFLVKWIADNVVEENTRKVLYKIIDTPISPELLPPDEQGRIRQKTEDKVGPYELHDFFLFYVVRYGMAPRKVLFLANMAFKDKYEPKTIRMWLKKFYHRFFSQQFKRSALPDGPKVGSISLSPRGDWRMPSDADSAIWIKDLEGLM; this comes from the coding sequence ATGGTGGAAAGTTTTGGCTTCATAAAGGTAGCATCTGCATCTCCGGTACTTAAAGTGGCCAACACGGATTATAATATTTGTGAAATAGAAAAGTTAATGCGGGAGGCTGACGCAAGAGGTGCACGCATAATAGCCTTCCCTGAATTATGCATAACAGGATATACCTGCAATGACCTGTTTCTGCAAAAGCAATTGTTAGAAAGGGCTAAAGGCGCACTTTTTGAGCTGTCGTCGAAAACTAAGGACCTGGATATTCTGGCAGTAGTAAGTTTACCTCTTTTGATAGATCAAAGGCTTTATGACTGTGCGGCGGTAATTCAAAGAGGACAAATCCTGGGTATAGTCCCCAAGATATTTTTACCTAATTACAAGGAATTTTACGAAAAAAGATGGTTTACATCAGGTTATGAGATAAGCAGGGAGGCTTCGGAGATAAGGCTGTGGAGCAGAACTATACCCTTTGGTAATCTGCTGTTTAAAAATGAGGAATATGACATAACCTTGGGAATAGAAATATGTGAAGATCTATGGGCCACAATTCCACCAAGTTCATATCTTGCTCTAAGTGGGGCAAACATTATCGTCAATCCATCTGCAAGCAATGAGCTGGTAGCCAAAGCAGAATACCGGAGAAAACTCATAGAGCAGCAGAGTGCTAGGTGCATCAGCGGGTATATCTATGCAGGAGCCGGAATATATGAATCCAGCACTGACCTGGTGTTTAGTGGTCACTGCCTGATAGCGGAAAATGGTATTATCCTGGAAGAATCGAAAAGATTTAACAGAGGGAATACCATTATCTATTCGGAAATTGATGTCGACCGGCTCTCAGCCGAAAGGCAGTTTAACAAGACTTTTGCGGACAACTATGATATGGAAACTGACCGTAGGAGATTTAAAGTGGTGGAGTTTGAGTTTACTAGAAAGCTTATAGCAGATGCCGACAATTTTGACAGAAAAGTCCATCCATATCCCTTTGTTCCGTCCGATCCTGATACCGTTGACAGAAGGTGTGAGGAGATCTTCAATATCCAGACAGCAGGCCTTGCCAAGAGGATTGAACATACAGGAGCAAAGAAAGCTGTAATCGGCATTTCCGGTGGACTAGACTCCACGCTGGCGCTTCTTGTTACAGTAAAGACTTTTGACCTGCTGGGCATTTCACGGCAAAACATCGAGGCCATCACCATGCCCGGTTTTGGGACCACAGATATGACCTACAACAATGCCGTCGAATTGATGAAGCTATTGAATGTAAACATGAGGGAAATCGATATAAAGCCCGCATGCCTTCAACATATGAAAGATATAGGTCACGACCCCGAAGTGCATGATATAACCTATGAAAATCTCCAGGCCCGGGAAAGAACCCAGATTCTAATGGATATAGCCAACAAAGTGGAGGGCCTTGTGGTGGGGACGGGAGATTTGTCGGAACTGGCTCTGGGATGGGCCACTTATAATGGCGACCATATGTCCATGTATTCGGTAAACTGCGGTGTTCCTAAGACACTGGTGAGATTTTTGGTCAAGTGGATAGCAGATAATGTTGTAGAGGAAAATACCAGAAAGGTCTTGTATAAAATCATTGACACACCCATAAGCCCGGAGCTTTTGCCCCCGGATGAACAGGGAAGAATACGTCAGAAAACTGAGGACAAAGTGGGACCTTACGAACTTCACGATTTTTTCCTCTTCTATGTGGTGAGATACGGCATGGCCCCAAGAAAAGTATTATTTTTGGCCAATATGGCCTTTAAGGATAAATACGAACCGAAAACAATAAGAATGTGGCTTAAAAAATTCTACCATAGATTCTTTTCACAGCAGTTCAAACGCTCAGCCCTGCCGGATGGCCCCAAAGTTGGCAGTATAAGCCTTTCCCCTCGAGGTGACTGGCGCATGCCCAGTGATGCCGACAGTGCTATCTGGATAAAAGATCTTGAAGGGCTGATGT